One region of Zingiber officinale cultivar Zhangliang chromosome 7B, Zo_v1.1, whole genome shotgun sequence genomic DNA includes:
- the LOC122005646 gene encoding beta-1,2-xylosyltransferase XYXT1-like isoform X2: protein MKGCNSMKPSDHHNLFSHLRPSRKLNHVALFGCLLITLLLVCLMKSSSSTMVTLSMQLSSYENVSLPMVRESGVVQQDADLTTKETSTITEEEKTKESASSNQTVSLQLEFDQNEDVAGSILSSSPPDSNEKEEEEPTESNGEIPRKESRVMCDFTAPRSDTCQIDGDVRVVPKSSTILLASPLTRPSQNTTWKIRPYPRKWEHATMEPIKELTISLATATAADYQRRQPPPPRCTVTHAVPAAFFSTGGFVGNYFHDFTDVIIPLFMTVRRFHGEVRFLVSDFNYPFMAKYRPILERLSNHPPINLDAGDGEVHCFPQAHVGLFSHRALGIDATKSPDGVSMRDFRDFLRSCFSLKLRSISRGISRGKPRLLLILRRGSRSFVNEREVMRMVKSVGFKLITAGPEEAQNISRFAQLVNSVDVLMGIHGAGLTNMVFLPANATVVQIIPCCQLADGCRYIFAEPAPAMGLKYAEYEIKVEESTLWEKYPRDHVVFRDPISIQKKQGFNAFWNIFLNHQKGELMLPRRRTERMKMMDLEMKALDGFLLFFVVFWLWSTARPGLRRLLIFR from the exons ATGAAAGGTTGTAATTCGATGAAGCCTTCTGATCACCATAATCTCTTCAGCCATCTCAGGCCTTCTAGGAAGCTCAACCATGTTGCTCTCTTTGGATGCCTTCTCATCACTCTTCTTCTTGTGTGCCTCATGAAGTCCAGTTCCAGCACCATGGTTACAT TAAGTATGCAACTTTCAAGCTATGAAAATGTTTCTCTGCCCATGGTGAGAGAATCAGGTGTGGTTCAACAAG ATGCAGATCTAACAACCAAGGAAACCTCTACAATAACAGAAGAAGAGAAGACGAAGGAATCAGCATCGA GCAATCAAACAGTGTCGCTGCAGCTAGAATTCGACCAAAACGAAGATG TCGCAGGCTCGATTTTGTCAAGTTCACCTCCCGACTCaaatgaaaaggaagaagaagagccgaCAG AATCTAACGGAGAGATCCCAAGGAAGGAGAGCCGTGTGATGTGCGACTTCACGGCTCCTCGATCCGACACGTGTCAGATCGACGGCGATGTCCGAGTGGTCCCCAAATCCTCCACCATCCTCCTGGCGTCGCCTCTCACGCGTCCGTCGCAGAACACGACATGGAAAATCCGGCCCTACCCTCGCAAGTGGGAGCACGCCACCATGGAACCCATCAAGGAGCTCACCATCTCCCTCGCCACTGCCACCGCCGCCGACTACCAGCGCCGACAACCACCACCTCCTCGCTGCACAGTCACCCACGCCGTCCCCGCCGCCTTTTTCTCCACCGGAGGCTTTGTCGGAAACTACTTCCACGATTTCACCGACGTCATCATCCCCCTTTTCATGACCGTCCGCCGCTTCCACGGAGAGGTCCGCTTCCTCGTCTCCGACTTCAACTACCCCTTCATGGCCAAGTATCGCCCCATCCTGGAGCGCCTCTCCAACCACCCGCCCATCAATCTCGACGCCGGCGACGGCGAAGTACACTGCTTCCCGCAAGCCCACGTCGGCCTCTTCAGTCACCGTGCGCTCGGAATCGACGCCACCAAGTCACCCGACGGCGTCTCCATGCGCGACTTCAGGGACTTCCTAAGAAGTTGCTTCTCCCTGAAATTACGAAGCATCAGCAGGGGAATTTCCCGGGGCAAGCCAAGGCTGCTGCTGATTCTCCGGCGAGGGTCTCGGTCCTTCGTGAACGAGAGGGAGGTGATGAGAATGGTGAAGTCCGTGGGGTTCAAGCTGATCACGGCGGGGCCAGAGGAGGCGCAGAACATATCCCGCTTCGCGCAGCTGGTCAACTCTGTCGACGTGCTGATGGGGATCCACGGCGCCGGGTTGACCAACATGGTGTTCCTGCCGGCGAACGCGACGGTGGTGCAGATTATCCCCTGCTGCCAGTTGGCCGACGGGTGCAGGTACATCTTCGCGGAGCCGGCGCCGGCGATGGGACTCAAGTACGCGGAATATGAGATCAAAGTGGAGGAGAGCACGCTGTGGGAGAAGTACCCGAGAGATCATGTCGTCTTCAGGGACCCGATTTCGATCCAGAAGAAGCAGGGATTCAATGCGTTCTGGAATATATTTCTCAACCACCAAAAG GGAGAATTGATGCTGCCACGGAGACGAACTGAGAGGATGAAGATGATGGATCTGGAAATGAAAGCTCTTGATgggtttcttcttttctttgttgtGTTTTGGCTGTGGAGTACCGCCAGGCCTGGGTTGAGGAGGCTTTTGATCTTTCGGTGA
- the LOC122005646 gene encoding beta-1,2-xylosyltransferase XYXT1-like isoform X1 gives MKGCNSMKPSDHHNLFSHLRPSRKLNHVALFGCLLITLLLVCLMKSSSSTMVTLSMQLSSYENVSLPMVRESGVVQQDADLTTKETSTITEEEKTKESASSNQTVSLQLEFDQNEDGDDSNTIAGSILSSSPPDSNEKEEEEPTESNGEIPRKESRVMCDFTAPRSDTCQIDGDVRVVPKSSTILLASPLTRPSQNTTWKIRPYPRKWEHATMEPIKELTISLATATAADYQRRQPPPPRCTVTHAVPAAFFSTGGFVGNYFHDFTDVIIPLFMTVRRFHGEVRFLVSDFNYPFMAKYRPILERLSNHPPINLDAGDGEVHCFPQAHVGLFSHRALGIDATKSPDGVSMRDFRDFLRSCFSLKLRSISRGISRGKPRLLLILRRGSRSFVNEREVMRMVKSVGFKLITAGPEEAQNISRFAQLVNSVDVLMGIHGAGLTNMVFLPANATVVQIIPCCQLADGCRYIFAEPAPAMGLKYAEYEIKVEESTLWEKYPRDHVVFRDPISIQKKQGFNAFWNIFLNHQKGELMLPRRRTERMKMMDLEMKALDGFLLFFVVFWLWSTARPGLRRLLIFR, from the exons ATGAAAGGTTGTAATTCGATGAAGCCTTCTGATCACCATAATCTCTTCAGCCATCTCAGGCCTTCTAGGAAGCTCAACCATGTTGCTCTCTTTGGATGCCTTCTCATCACTCTTCTTCTTGTGTGCCTCATGAAGTCCAGTTCCAGCACCATGGTTACAT TAAGTATGCAACTTTCAAGCTATGAAAATGTTTCTCTGCCCATGGTGAGAGAATCAGGTGTGGTTCAACAAG ATGCAGATCTAACAACCAAGGAAACCTCTACAATAACAGAAGAAGAGAAGACGAAGGAATCAGCATCGA GCAATCAAACAGTGTCGCTGCAGCTAGAATTCGACCAAAACGAAGATGGTGATGACTCAAATACAA TCGCAGGCTCGATTTTGTCAAGTTCACCTCCCGACTCaaatgaaaaggaagaagaagagccgaCAG AATCTAACGGAGAGATCCCAAGGAAGGAGAGCCGTGTGATGTGCGACTTCACGGCTCCTCGATCCGACACGTGTCAGATCGACGGCGATGTCCGAGTGGTCCCCAAATCCTCCACCATCCTCCTGGCGTCGCCTCTCACGCGTCCGTCGCAGAACACGACATGGAAAATCCGGCCCTACCCTCGCAAGTGGGAGCACGCCACCATGGAACCCATCAAGGAGCTCACCATCTCCCTCGCCACTGCCACCGCCGCCGACTACCAGCGCCGACAACCACCACCTCCTCGCTGCACAGTCACCCACGCCGTCCCCGCCGCCTTTTTCTCCACCGGAGGCTTTGTCGGAAACTACTTCCACGATTTCACCGACGTCATCATCCCCCTTTTCATGACCGTCCGCCGCTTCCACGGAGAGGTCCGCTTCCTCGTCTCCGACTTCAACTACCCCTTCATGGCCAAGTATCGCCCCATCCTGGAGCGCCTCTCCAACCACCCGCCCATCAATCTCGACGCCGGCGACGGCGAAGTACACTGCTTCCCGCAAGCCCACGTCGGCCTCTTCAGTCACCGTGCGCTCGGAATCGACGCCACCAAGTCACCCGACGGCGTCTCCATGCGCGACTTCAGGGACTTCCTAAGAAGTTGCTTCTCCCTGAAATTACGAAGCATCAGCAGGGGAATTTCCCGGGGCAAGCCAAGGCTGCTGCTGATTCTCCGGCGAGGGTCTCGGTCCTTCGTGAACGAGAGGGAGGTGATGAGAATGGTGAAGTCCGTGGGGTTCAAGCTGATCACGGCGGGGCCAGAGGAGGCGCAGAACATATCCCGCTTCGCGCAGCTGGTCAACTCTGTCGACGTGCTGATGGGGATCCACGGCGCCGGGTTGACCAACATGGTGTTCCTGCCGGCGAACGCGACGGTGGTGCAGATTATCCCCTGCTGCCAGTTGGCCGACGGGTGCAGGTACATCTTCGCGGAGCCGGCGCCGGCGATGGGACTCAAGTACGCGGAATATGAGATCAAAGTGGAGGAGAGCACGCTGTGGGAGAAGTACCCGAGAGATCATGTCGTCTTCAGGGACCCGATTTCGATCCAGAAGAAGCAGGGATTCAATGCGTTCTGGAATATATTTCTCAACCACCAAAAG GGAGAATTGATGCTGCCACGGAGACGAACTGAGAGGATGAAGATGATGGATCTGGAAATGAAAGCTCTTGATgggtttcttcttttctttgttgtGTTTTGGCTGTGGAGTACCGCCAGGCCTGGGTTGAGGAGGCTTTTGATCTTTCGGTGA